From Phyllopteryx taeniolatus isolate TA_2022b chromosome 18, UOR_Ptae_1.2, whole genome shotgun sequence, the proteins below share one genomic window:
- the epm2a gene encoding laforin isoform X1, whose product MNASSMLFRFGVIVTPDSPHVELFVLGSREEMGQWEPSKAVRMTACRSSVSTREPCLWLGDVRLREPFKDTLWFKFIRRTDGHLIWEGNGPHHDRTCSYDEQNVLDGVHCHPIAHWIEETGHTDEMKHTTDFYFSVAGQNAMHFSRVLPRLWLGSCPRLPEHVTIKMKHDLGISAVMNFQTEADLMNNSHGCEQNLGEAMTPDTMTHLYKHCGLVYVWIPTPDMSTEGRIRMLPQAVFLLHGLLENGHTVYVHCNAGVGRSTAAVCGLLMYVLGWSLRKVQYAVTARRPVAYIDEEALVRGQADFHRKFGRLRSSVSYAES is encoded by the exons ATGAACGCGTCGAGCATGTTATTCCGATTCGGCGTCATTGTCACGCCGGACTCGCCGCACGTCGAGCTCTTTGTTTTGGGCTCGCGCGAGGAAATGGGCCAGTGGGAGCCCAGCAAAGCGGTTCGGATGACAGCGTGCCGGAGCTCCGTGTCGACCCGGGAGCCGTGTCTGTGGCTCGGCGACGTGCGGCTGCGGGAGCCCTTTAAGGACACACTGTGGTTCAAGTTCATCCGAAGAACGGACGGACATTTGATCTGGGAAG GCAACGGGCCCCACCATGACAGAACATGCTCCTACGACGAGCAGAACGTGTTGGACGGGGTCCACTGCCACCCGATCGCCCACTGGATCGAAGAGACGGGCCACACGGACGAGATGAagcacaccaccgacttctacTTTAGTGTGGCTGGTCAGAACGCCATGCACTTCTCCAG GGTGCTCCCGAGACTTTGGCTGGGCAGCTGTCCTCGACTGCCGGAACACGTGACTATCAAGATGAAGCACGACCTCGGCATCAGCGCAGTAATGAACTTCCAAACGGAGGCCGATTTGATGAACAACTCCCACGGCTGCGAGCAGAACCTTGGCGAAGCGATGACGCCAGACACCATGACGCATTTGTACAAGCACTGTGGCCTCGTCTACGTGTGGATCCCCACGCCTGACATGAGCACCGAGG GTCGCATCCGGATGCTTCCGCAGGCTGTATTCCTGCTTCACGGTCTCTTGGAGAACGGTCACACCGTGTACGTCCACTGCAACGCCGGCGTGGGCCGCTCGACGGCCGCCGTGTGCGGCCTGCTCATGTACGTGCTGGGCTGGAGCCTAAGGAAGGTGCAGTACGCGGTGACGGCCAGGCGGCCCGTTGCGTACATTGACGAGGAGGCGCTAGTGCGGGGCCAGGCAGACTTCCATCGCAAGTTCGGCCGGCTACGATCGTCCGTCTCCTACGCAGAATCCTGA
- the epm2a gene encoding laforin isoform X2, with amino-acid sequence MKHTTDFYFSVAGQNAMHFSRVLPRLWLGSCPRLPEHVTIKMKHDLGISAVMNFQTEADLMNNSHGCEQNLGEAMTPDTMTHLYKHCGLVYVWIPTPDMSTEGRIRMLPQAVFLLHGLLENGHTVYVHCNAGVGRSTAAVCGLLMYVLGWSLRKVQYAVTARRPVAYIDEEALVRGQADFHRKFGRLRSSVSYAES; translated from the exons ATGAagcacaccaccgacttctacTTTAGTGTGGCTGGTCAGAACGCCATGCACTTCTCCAG GGTGCTCCCGAGACTTTGGCTGGGCAGCTGTCCTCGACTGCCGGAACACGTGACTATCAAGATGAAGCACGACCTCGGCATCAGCGCAGTAATGAACTTCCAAACGGAGGCCGATTTGATGAACAACTCCCACGGCTGCGAGCAGAACCTTGGCGAAGCGATGACGCCAGACACCATGACGCATTTGTACAAGCACTGTGGCCTCGTCTACGTGTGGATCCCCACGCCTGACATGAGCACCGAGG GTCGCATCCGGATGCTTCCGCAGGCTGTATTCCTGCTTCACGGTCTCTTGGAGAACGGTCACACCGTGTACGTCCACTGCAACGCCGGCGTGGGCCGCTCGACGGCCGCCGTGTGCGGCCTGCTCATGTACGTGCTGGGCTGGAGCCTAAGGAAGGTGCAGTACGCGGTGACGGCCAGGCGGCCCGTTGCGTACATTGACGAGGAGGCGCTAGTGCGGGGCCAGGCAGACTTCCATCGCAAGTTCGGCCGGCTACGATCGTCCGTCTCCTACGCAGAATCCTGA
- the epm2a gene encoding laforin isoform X3, producing the protein MNASSMLFRFGVIVTPDSPHVELFVLGSREEMGQWEPSKAVRMTACRSSVSTREPCLWLGDVRLREPFKDTLWFKFIRRTDGHLIWEGNGPHHDRTCSYDEQNVLDGVHCHPIAHWIEETGHTDEMKHTTDFYFSVAGQNAMHFSRSHPDASAGCIPASRSLGERSHRVRPLQRRRGPLDGRRVRPAHVRAGLEPKEGAVRGDGQAARCVH; encoded by the exons ATGAACGCGTCGAGCATGTTATTCCGATTCGGCGTCATTGTCACGCCGGACTCGCCGCACGTCGAGCTCTTTGTTTTGGGCTCGCGCGAGGAAATGGGCCAGTGGGAGCCCAGCAAAGCGGTTCGGATGACAGCGTGCCGGAGCTCCGTGTCGACCCGGGAGCCGTGTCTGTGGCTCGGCGACGTGCGGCTGCGGGAGCCCTTTAAGGACACACTGTGGTTCAAGTTCATCCGAAGAACGGACGGACATTTGATCTGGGAAG GCAACGGGCCCCACCATGACAGAACATGCTCCTACGACGAGCAGAACGTGTTGGACGGGGTCCACTGCCACCCGATCGCCCACTGGATCGAAGAGACGGGCCACACGGACGAGATGAagcacaccaccgacttctacTTTAGTGTGGCTGGTCAGAACGCCATGCACTTCTCCAG GTCGCATCCGGATGCTTCCGCAGGCTGTATTCCTGCTTCACGGTCTCTTGGAGAACGGTCACACCGTGTACGTCCACTGCAACGCCGGCGTGGGCCGCTCGACGGCCGCCGTGTGCGGCCTGCTCATGTACGTGCTGGGCTGGAGCCTAAGGAAGGTGCAGTACGCGGTGACGGCCAGGCGGCCCGTTGCGTACATTGA
- the LOC133468273 gene encoding hydroperoxide isomerase ALOXE3-like has protein sequence MAEYKLEITRGKMFFAGTFDRILVTLLGSDGQSEKTDLNNWGVDFMTGKTVTYTIKTISSLGKLLLVKLEKGPRFFLPEREWFCSKIVVTTPEGETLLFPCYRWLCNHEKMELRGGKAMKAFEDEHPLLIEHRKNELASKKSHFQWASINERLPSHNTFATSSVPAEVRMSVSRISESKKALYSGVLELKMKGMLGCEESWQSMEDMKRIIWTRKTKISEYVSEHWKEDDFYGSQFLNGLNPCLIRRCSELPPNFPVTEEMVKPFLEKDSSLNNDMKKGNIFLYDQKRLSGIPGKLYHGEKLSVPAPLCLLYLNPEKKLLPIAIQVHQQPSKENPIFLPSDSETDWLLAKIFVTNTNMMTHQAISHLKNTHFVVEPWAISLLRNLSAIHPIYKLLISHFRRILHINAQAREVLLGATGSLSMTSFGLDGTIELMMRTQAELTYTSLCIPDDIRARGLESIPNFYYRDDGLKVWDIIHRFVKGVVEHFYHSDSEVVKDSELQGWMHEIFIRCFLGDKSSGCPEAFQNVEEVVKFITMVIFTVSARHAAVNNGQFDYQAFLPNAPLMLRKPSPRAKGQSGMTTILETLPNIDETVKAAHLLNVLAVDDSDSVRLGSYPEERFQEPEVKQMMKEFQAELSSLSEVIKARNANLVVPYTYLDPSQMDNNIIH, from the exons ATGGCAGAGTACAAGCTGGAAATAACGAGAGGAAAAATGTTCTTTGCCGGAACATTTGACCGTATCCTCGTCACCTTGCTTGGAAGTGACGGGCAGAGCGAGAAAACGGACTTGAATAACTGGGGTGTTGACTTTATGACTGGGAAG ACTGTGACGTACACCATCAAAACCATTTCCTCTCTGGGCAAACTTCTGCTGGTTAAGTTGGAGAAAGGCCCACGTTTTTTCCTCCCCGAACGCGAGTGGTTCTGCTCTAAAATAGTGGTGACCACGCCAGAAGGAGAGACCCTTCTTTTCCCGTGTTACCGATGGCTTTGCAATCATGAGAAAATGGAGCTGAGAGGAGGAAAAG ccatgAAGGCTTTTGAAGACGAGCACCCGTTGTTGATTGAGCACCGCAAAAATGAGCTGGCGTCTAAAAAGAGCCACTTCCA ATGGGCCTCAATCAATGAAAGACTTCCTTCCCACAACACTTTCGCGACATCGAGTGTCCCTGCTGAAGTTCGCATGTCAGTGTCTAGAATAAGTGAGTCAAAGAAGGCCTTGTACTCTGG GGTCTTAGAACTCAAGATGAAGGGGATGCTTGGATGTGAGGAAAGTTGGCAAAGCATGGAAGACATGAAAAGAATCATCTGGAccagaaagacaaaaatatcAG AGTATGTTTCCGAGCACTGGAAGGAAGATGACTTTTATGGATCCCAGTTCCTGAACGGTCTCAACCCTTGTTTGATCAGACGCTGTTCAGAACTTCCCCCAAATTTCCCAGTCACCGAGGAAATGGTGAAGCCGTTCCTGGAGAAAGATAGTAGTCTGAACAATGACATGAAG AAAGGAAATATCTTCCTCTATGACCAGAAGAGGTTGAGCGGAATACCTGGGAAACTATATCATGGGGAAAAACTGTCAGTGCCTGCTCCTCTCTGTCTATTGTACCTGAACCCTGAGAAAAAACTGCTACCAATTGCAATACAG GTGCATCAACAACCCTCAAAAGAGAATCCGATTTTTCTGCCCAGTGATTCGGAGACAGACTGGCTTCTCGCCAAGATATTTGTCACAAATACTAACATGATGACTCACCAGGCCATCTCCCACCTGAAGAACACTCACTTTGTCGTCGAGCCCTGGGCCATTAGCCTCCTCCGCAACCTTTCTGCGATTCATCCCATTTACAAG TTGCTCATTTCTCACTTTCGGCGGATTCTACACATCAACGCTCAGGCCCGTGAAGTTCTGTTGGGAGCTACTGGGTCACTTTCAATG ACTTCGTTTGGACTTGACGGCACTATAGAGCTGATGATGCGGACGCAAGCCGAGCTCACGTACACCTCGCTCTGTATACCGGACGACATTCGCGCTCGAGGACTCGAGTCCATCCCCAACTTCTACTACAGAGATGACGGCCTTAAAGTCTGGGACATCATCcacag ATTCGTGAAGGGTGTAGTGGAGCACTTCTATCATTCCGACAGTGAGGTTGTCAAAGACTCTGAGCTCCAAGGATGGATGCATGAGATATTCATTCGCTGCTTTTTAGGGGATAAGTCCTCAG GGTGTCCAGAGGCCTTCCAAAATGTTGAGGAAGTGGTCAAGTTTATCACCATGGTGATCTTCACAGTTTCAGCTCGACATGCTGCCGTCAATAACGGACAG tttgaCTACCAGGCGTTCCTTCCCAATGCTCCTTTAATGTTGCGCAAGCCGTCTCCACGCGCCAAAGGGCAGTCCGGCATGACGACCATTTTGGAGACGCTCCCAAACATTGACGAGACGGTCAAGGCGGCGCACCTTCTAAATGTGCTCGCAGTGGACGACTCCGATTCT GTCCGACTGGGTTCATACCCCGAAGAAAGATTCCAAGAGCCTGAAGTCAAGCAGATGATGAAGGAGTTTCAAGCGGAGTTGTCCAGCCTTAGTGAAGTCATCAAGGCCAGAAACGCAAACCTTGTCGTGCCCTACACATATCTGGACCCGAGTCAAATGGACAACAATATCATTCATTAA
- the LOC133468118 gene encoding polyunsaturated fatty acid lipoxygenase ALOX8-like isoform X2 has translation MAEYMLTVTTGDMLHAGTFDNLYVTLLGTEGQSNRTQLTGVGLVNQTEKVGMFSVTSAFTLGFLLLLQLEKDPFREFQDGEWFCSTVVVRTPEDDDVFFPCYKWLSRGELVLLRGGRATKAFEDYYPQLQDQRKKELVQQKLTYKWDEYAEGMAYVLSIKDPNSLPAEVRFSYSKARQFAYRIKFADELLEKGVLHNLGRWESFEGMKNVSWFTKSTLSERVSQLWKNDAFFADQFLNGVNPYVIRRCSKLPSDFPVTDEMVKPFLTKGTSLTKEMENGNIFIVDYKIMEGLPTTVMDGKRVPLTPALCLLYVTPEKKLLPVAIQLGQRPSEDNPIFLPSDSEADWLLAKLHVRHVDTLHCLLVSHLHNTHLIAEVFAMATLRNLPTIHPLHKLLIPHHRSTLHVNTVARAVLYGPGRFFDDSSISAEGQLPLMRRALAHLTYASLCVPEDIAARGLESIPNFYYRDDALRMWNVINSFVKAVVAYYYPLDSEVSADSELQEWANEIFNYGFLGNVASGFPSSFQNVEELIKYITMLIFTTSARHTSVNMGQLDYLNWIPNGPLLLHLAPPTVKGNATMDEVLLTLPNKSFASVTMSLNWFLSEKYEDFVPLGQYPQRFTEPAVLRMIEDFQAELSTISGAIVKRNEELQLAYLYLNPKEIENSVTI, from the exons ATGGCAGAGTACATGCTGACAGTGACAACAGGTGACATGCTGCACGCAGGCACCTTTGATAATCTCTACGTCACTCTGCTGGGCACAGAAGGGCAGTCCAACCGCACACAGCTGACTGGCGTCGGGCTGGTTAATCAAACTGAAAAG GTGGGAATGTTCTCGGTGACGTCCGCGTTCACGTTAGggttcctccttctcctccaatTGGAGAAAGATCCTTTCCGTGAATTCCAAGACGGGGAGTGGTTTTGCTCCACTGTGGTAGTGAGGACGCCTGAGGACGACGACGTTTTCTTCCCCTGCTACAAGTGGCTGTCCAGGGGCGAACTTGTGCTTTTGAGAGGAGGCAGAG CCACAAAAGCATTTGAAGACTACTATCCACAACTTCAAGACCAACGGAAAAAGGAATTGGTCCAGCAGAAGTTGACGTATAA ATGGGATGAGTACGCTGAAGGAATGGCTTACGTCTTAAGCATCAAAGATCCAAATTCCCTCCCGGCAGAAGTCCGCTTCTCGTATTCAAAAGCCAGGCAGTTTGCCTACAGAATCAAGTTTGC GGATGAGCTCTTGGAGAAAGGCGTACTGCATAATTTGGGACGCTGGGAAAGCTTTGAGGGCATGAAGAATGTTTCCTGGTTCACAAAATCAACACTTTCAG AGAGAGTGTCTCAGCTGTGGAAGAACGACGCCTTTTTTGCGGACCAGTTTCTCAACGGCGTCAACCCTTACGTGATCCGGCGCTGCTCCAAGCTGCCGTCCGACTTCCCGGTTACAGATGAAATGGTCAAGCCGTTTTTGACCAAAGGGACCAGTCTGACTAAAGAGATGGAG AATGGCAACATATTCATTGTCGATTACAAAATCATGGAGGGTCTGCCAACAACTGTTATGGACGGTAAACGAGTTCCTCTGACGCCTGCCCTCTGCCTACTTTACGTGACTCCTGAGAAGAAATTACTCCCCGTTGCCATTCAG CTCGGCCAGCGGCCCTCTGAGGACAATCCGATTTTTCTGCCCAGTGATTCTGAGGCGGACTGGCTGCTGGCTAAGCTGCACGTGAGACACGTCGACACCTTGCACTGCTTGTTAGTCAGCCATTTGCACAATACTCATTTGATAGCGGAGGTTTTTGCAATGGCGACGCTTCGCAACCTGCCGACGATTCACCCCCTGCACAAG CTGCTGATACCGCATCATCGAAGTACCCTCCATGTGAACACAGTAGCTCGTGCTGTTCTCTATGGCCCAGGAAGATTTTTTGATGAT TCTTCGATTTCTGCAGAAGGTCAGCTGCCTCTCATGAGAAGGGCGCTCGCCCACTTGACCTACGCGTCACTCTGTGTCCCGGAAGATATCGCTGCCCGAGGTCTGGAGTCCATCCCCAACTTTTATTACAGAGATGATGCTTTGaggatgtggaatgtcattaACAG CTTTGTTAAGGCAGTGGTGGCATACTATTATCCACTGGACAGTGAAGTGTCTGCAGATTCTGAGCTCCAGGAATGGGCCAATGAGATCTTCAACTATGGGTTTTTGGGTAATGTTGCTTCAG GTTTCCCTTCAAGCTTTCAAAATGTGGAGGAGCTCATAAAGTACATCACAATGTTGATCTTCACCACGTCAGCGCGACATACTTCAGTGAACATGGGCCAG TTGGATTATCTAAATTGGATCCCTAATGGTCCTTTGTTACTACATCTGGCTCCACCAACTGTAAAAGGAAATGCTACCATGGATGAAGTACTGTTGACTCTGCCCAACAAATCATTTGCATCAGTCACCATGTCTCTTAATTGGTTCCTTAGCGAGAAGTATGAGGATTTT GTCCCTCTAGGTCAGTATCCTCAACGTTTTACTGAGCCTGCGGTCTTGAGGATGATTGAGGATTTTCAAGCGGAGTTGTCGACAATCAGCGGCGCCATCGTGAAGAGGAACGAGGAGCTTCAGCTGGCTTATCTGTACTTGAACCCCAAAGAAATAGAGAACAGTGTGACTATTTAA
- the LOC133468118 gene encoding polyunsaturated fatty acid lipoxygenase ALOX8-like isoform X3: MAEYMLTVTTGDMLHAGTFDNLYVTLLGTEGQSNRTQLTGVGLVNQTEKVGMFSVTSAFTLGFLLLLQLEKDPFREFQDGEWFCSTVVVRTPEDDDVFFPCYKWLSRGELVLLRGGRATKAFEDYYPQLQDQRKKELVQQKLTYKWDEYAEGMAYVLSIKDPNSLPAEVRFSYSKARQFAYRIKFARDELLEKGVLHNLGRWESFEGMKNVSWFTKSTLSERVSQLWKNDAFFADQFLNGVNPYVIRRCSKLPSDFPVTDEMVKPFLTKGTSLTKEMELGQRPSEDNPIFLPSDSEADWLLAKLHVRHVDTLHCLLVSHLHNTHLIAEVFAMATLRNLPTIHPLHKLLIPHHRSTLHVNTVARAVLYGPGRFFDDSSISAEGQLPLMRRALAHLTYASLCVPEDIAARGLESIPNFYYRDDALRMWNVINSFVKAVVAYYYPLDSEVSADSELQEWANEIFNYGFLGNVASGFPSSFQNVEELIKYITMLIFTTSARHTSVNMGQLDYLNWIPNGPLLLHLAPPTVKGNATMDEVLLTLPNKSFASVTMSLNWFLSEKYEDFVPLGQYPQRFTEPAVLRMIEDFQAELSTISGAIVKRNEELQLAYLYLNPKEIENSVTI; this comes from the exons ATGGCAGAGTACATGCTGACAGTGACAACAGGTGACATGCTGCACGCAGGCACCTTTGATAATCTCTACGTCACTCTGCTGGGCACAGAAGGGCAGTCCAACCGCACACAGCTGACTGGCGTCGGGCTGGTTAATCAAACTGAAAAG GTGGGAATGTTCTCGGTGACGTCCGCGTTCACGTTAGggttcctccttctcctccaatTGGAGAAAGATCCTTTCCGTGAATTCCAAGACGGGGAGTGGTTTTGCTCCACTGTGGTAGTGAGGACGCCTGAGGACGACGACGTTTTCTTCCCCTGCTACAAGTGGCTGTCCAGGGGCGAACTTGTGCTTTTGAGAGGAGGCAGAG CCACAAAAGCATTTGAAGACTACTATCCACAACTTCAAGACCAACGGAAAAAGGAATTGGTCCAGCAGAAGTTGACGTATAA ATGGGATGAGTACGCTGAAGGAATGGCTTACGTCTTAAGCATCAAAGATCCAAATTCCCTCCCGGCAGAAGTCCGCTTCTCGTATTCAAAAGCCAGGCAGTTTGCCTACAGAATCAAGTTTGC AAGGGATGAGCTCTTGGAGAAAGGCGTACTGCATAATTTGGGACGCTGGGAAAGCTTTGAGGGCATGAAGAATGTTTCCTGGTTCACAAAATCAACACTTTCAG AGAGAGTGTCTCAGCTGTGGAAGAACGACGCCTTTTTTGCGGACCAGTTTCTCAACGGCGTCAACCCTTACGTGATCCGGCGCTGCTCCAAGCTGCCGTCCGACTTCCCGGTTACAGATGAAATGGTCAAGCCGTTTTTGACCAAAGGGACCAGTCTGACTAAAGAGATGGAG CTCGGCCAGCGGCCCTCTGAGGACAATCCGATTTTTCTGCCCAGTGATTCTGAGGCGGACTGGCTGCTGGCTAAGCTGCACGTGAGACACGTCGACACCTTGCACTGCTTGTTAGTCAGCCATTTGCACAATACTCATTTGATAGCGGAGGTTTTTGCAATGGCGACGCTTCGCAACCTGCCGACGATTCACCCCCTGCACAAG CTGCTGATACCGCATCATCGAAGTACCCTCCATGTGAACACAGTAGCTCGTGCTGTTCTCTATGGCCCAGGAAGATTTTTTGATGAT TCTTCGATTTCTGCAGAAGGTCAGCTGCCTCTCATGAGAAGGGCGCTCGCCCACTTGACCTACGCGTCACTCTGTGTCCCGGAAGATATCGCTGCCCGAGGTCTGGAGTCCATCCCCAACTTTTATTACAGAGATGATGCTTTGaggatgtggaatgtcattaACAG CTTTGTTAAGGCAGTGGTGGCATACTATTATCCACTGGACAGTGAAGTGTCTGCAGATTCTGAGCTCCAGGAATGGGCCAATGAGATCTTCAACTATGGGTTTTTGGGTAATGTTGCTTCAG GTTTCCCTTCAAGCTTTCAAAATGTGGAGGAGCTCATAAAGTACATCACAATGTTGATCTTCACCACGTCAGCGCGACATACTTCAGTGAACATGGGCCAG TTGGATTATCTAAATTGGATCCCTAATGGTCCTTTGTTACTACATCTGGCTCCACCAACTGTAAAAGGAAATGCTACCATGGATGAAGTACTGTTGACTCTGCCCAACAAATCATTTGCATCAGTCACCATGTCTCTTAATTGGTTCCTTAGCGAGAAGTATGAGGATTTT GTCCCTCTAGGTCAGTATCCTCAACGTTTTACTGAGCCTGCGGTCTTGAGGATGATTGAGGATTTTCAAGCGGAGTTGTCGACAATCAGCGGCGCCATCGTGAAGAGGAACGAGGAGCTTCAGCTGGCTTATCTGTACTTGAACCCCAAAGAAATAGAGAACAGTGTGACTATTTAA
- the LOC133468118 gene encoding polyunsaturated fatty acid lipoxygenase ALOX8-like isoform X1, which translates to MAEYMLTVTTGDMLHAGTFDNLYVTLLGTEGQSNRTQLTGVGLVNQTEKVGMFSVTSAFTLGFLLLLQLEKDPFREFQDGEWFCSTVVVRTPEDDDVFFPCYKWLSRGELVLLRGGRATKAFEDYYPQLQDQRKKELVQQKLTYKWDEYAEGMAYVLSIKDPNSLPAEVRFSYSKARQFAYRIKFARDELLEKGVLHNLGRWESFEGMKNVSWFTKSTLSERVSQLWKNDAFFADQFLNGVNPYVIRRCSKLPSDFPVTDEMVKPFLTKGTSLTKEMENGNIFIVDYKIMEGLPTTVMDGKRVPLTPALCLLYVTPEKKLLPVAIQLGQRPSEDNPIFLPSDSEADWLLAKLHVRHVDTLHCLLVSHLHNTHLIAEVFAMATLRNLPTIHPLHKLLIPHHRSTLHVNTVARAVLYGPGRFFDDSSISAEGQLPLMRRALAHLTYASLCVPEDIAARGLESIPNFYYRDDALRMWNVINSFVKAVVAYYYPLDSEVSADSELQEWANEIFNYGFLGNVASGFPSSFQNVEELIKYITMLIFTTSARHTSVNMGQLDYLNWIPNGPLLLHLAPPTVKGNATMDEVLLTLPNKSFASVTMSLNWFLSEKYEDFVPLGQYPQRFTEPAVLRMIEDFQAELSTISGAIVKRNEELQLAYLYLNPKEIENSVTI; encoded by the exons ATGGCAGAGTACATGCTGACAGTGACAACAGGTGACATGCTGCACGCAGGCACCTTTGATAATCTCTACGTCACTCTGCTGGGCACAGAAGGGCAGTCCAACCGCACACAGCTGACTGGCGTCGGGCTGGTTAATCAAACTGAAAAG GTGGGAATGTTCTCGGTGACGTCCGCGTTCACGTTAGggttcctccttctcctccaatTGGAGAAAGATCCTTTCCGTGAATTCCAAGACGGGGAGTGGTTTTGCTCCACTGTGGTAGTGAGGACGCCTGAGGACGACGACGTTTTCTTCCCCTGCTACAAGTGGCTGTCCAGGGGCGAACTTGTGCTTTTGAGAGGAGGCAGAG CCACAAAAGCATTTGAAGACTACTATCCACAACTTCAAGACCAACGGAAAAAGGAATTGGTCCAGCAGAAGTTGACGTATAA ATGGGATGAGTACGCTGAAGGAATGGCTTACGTCTTAAGCATCAAAGATCCAAATTCCCTCCCGGCAGAAGTCCGCTTCTCGTATTCAAAAGCCAGGCAGTTTGCCTACAGAATCAAGTTTGC AAGGGATGAGCTCTTGGAGAAAGGCGTACTGCATAATTTGGGACGCTGGGAAAGCTTTGAGGGCATGAAGAATGTTTCCTGGTTCACAAAATCAACACTTTCAG AGAGAGTGTCTCAGCTGTGGAAGAACGACGCCTTTTTTGCGGACCAGTTTCTCAACGGCGTCAACCCTTACGTGATCCGGCGCTGCTCCAAGCTGCCGTCCGACTTCCCGGTTACAGATGAAATGGTCAAGCCGTTTTTGACCAAAGGGACCAGTCTGACTAAAGAGATGGAG AATGGCAACATATTCATTGTCGATTACAAAATCATGGAGGGTCTGCCAACAACTGTTATGGACGGTAAACGAGTTCCTCTGACGCCTGCCCTCTGCCTACTTTACGTGACTCCTGAGAAGAAATTACTCCCCGTTGCCATTCAG CTCGGCCAGCGGCCCTCTGAGGACAATCCGATTTTTCTGCCCAGTGATTCTGAGGCGGACTGGCTGCTGGCTAAGCTGCACGTGAGACACGTCGACACCTTGCACTGCTTGTTAGTCAGCCATTTGCACAATACTCATTTGATAGCGGAGGTTTTTGCAATGGCGACGCTTCGCAACCTGCCGACGATTCACCCCCTGCACAAG CTGCTGATACCGCATCATCGAAGTACCCTCCATGTGAACACAGTAGCTCGTGCTGTTCTCTATGGCCCAGGAAGATTTTTTGATGAT TCTTCGATTTCTGCAGAAGGTCAGCTGCCTCTCATGAGAAGGGCGCTCGCCCACTTGACCTACGCGTCACTCTGTGTCCCGGAAGATATCGCTGCCCGAGGTCTGGAGTCCATCCCCAACTTTTATTACAGAGATGATGCTTTGaggatgtggaatgtcattaACAG CTTTGTTAAGGCAGTGGTGGCATACTATTATCCACTGGACAGTGAAGTGTCTGCAGATTCTGAGCTCCAGGAATGGGCCAATGAGATCTTCAACTATGGGTTTTTGGGTAATGTTGCTTCAG GTTTCCCTTCAAGCTTTCAAAATGTGGAGGAGCTCATAAAGTACATCACAATGTTGATCTTCACCACGTCAGCGCGACATACTTCAGTGAACATGGGCCAG TTGGATTATCTAAATTGGATCCCTAATGGTCCTTTGTTACTACATCTGGCTCCACCAACTGTAAAAGGAAATGCTACCATGGATGAAGTACTGTTGACTCTGCCCAACAAATCATTTGCATCAGTCACCATGTCTCTTAATTGGTTCCTTAGCGAGAAGTATGAGGATTTT GTCCCTCTAGGTCAGTATCCTCAACGTTTTACTGAGCCTGCGGTCTTGAGGATGATTGAGGATTTTCAAGCGGAGTTGTCGACAATCAGCGGCGCCATCGTGAAGAGGAACGAGGAGCTTCAGCTGGCTTATCTGTACTTGAACCCCAAAGAAATAGAGAACAGTGTGACTATTTAA